Proteins encoded within one genomic window of Vanrija pseudolonga chromosome 3, complete sequence:
- the GCN5 gene encoding Histone acetyltransferase GCN5, whose product MPGRRSRRKTPTPPPAPSESNPASSPSSSSLSPVRSVASLDFGNEDGTPVTPLDVTLGEDDLGEISIDADEVPDDEALTATQEGGDEAEEVDGEDGDEEIEANVEVEAEAEAEVDEEEEEEEEDEEEEEDDEEGDEEEDEDEEEGGDDDEEEDEDEEEEEEDDDEEDGDEESAKPDESVAPLPGAGQTFRYPPAVEDITTVSERQRAFKVARFVACSIDGCDCSGLEPPSGSKVVLDIASNDVDMEANGGEGGADADLRTDEGWWRACGKCTHTWDGDEGHVFGSDVPDVEKRRREKVVGRIEELLQDEDLLTTFPTPHPESTESLFRQLTQFVRPSGKRPAAPLPSAYDMTENGTPFDDEAGEDEEGRPRKRSRTTAEPDEDKAGEDAAAEGDGAAAAANGTGEKHSGKGPAKKKSGGGGARSGKTSGKTAKPRTLGTAPAGAAAAEGDDDEDEDDTPLAVQRRPELDDRERRRRAEIKEKERQREEKIQRGIDGETDEQVVMWNNIELPQLPLRPAMIEQQASEITLPVVSSRNPTPVATVLLIGLKNLFQKQLPKMPREYITRLVLDKNHISMPIVKRGWKVVGGICYRPFESRGFAEIVFCAVDSSEQVKGYGSHLMNALKDHVRKAHPTINHFLTYADNYAVGYFKKQGFTKEINYPRERWVGYIKDYEGGTIMQCSMLPMVKYAEVHQMLADQKAAILAKIRTISQSHVVRSGLDVFKNRKPGQEIRLSKEDIPGLAESGWSPDLDEILRQPKRSPHHALLQQVLNDLQNDPSAWPFVKPVDSNVVTDYYSVIKSPMDLSTMEYKLDNNHYISIDDFETDARLIFANCRQYNGEKNQYANLANKLERSLDRILKRRQAMA is encoded by the exons ATGCCAGGCAGACGGAGCCGACGCAAAACGCCTACGCCTCCACCGGCTCCCTCTGAATCAAACCCGGCCTCGTCTCCATCATCTTCCTCCTTATCTCCCGTCCGCTCGGTCGCATCTCTCGACTTTGGGAACGAGGACGGGACACCTGTCACTCCCCTCGACGTCACACTGGGCGAggatgacctcggcgagaTCTCCATCGACGCGGACGAAGTgccggacgacgaggcgctcacCGCGACGcaggagggcggcgatgaggccgaggaagtagacggcgaggacggcgacgaggaaaTCGAGGCCAAcgttgaggtcgaggccgaagccgaagccgaagtggacgaggaggaggaagaagaggaggaagatgaagaggaggaagaggacgatgaggagggagatgaggaggaggacgaagacgaggaagagggcggggacgacgacgaggaagaggacgaggatgaagaagaagaggaagaggacgacgacgaggaagatgggGATGAGGAGAGTGCGAAACCCGACGAGTCTGTCGCACCGCTGCCTGGCGCCGGCCAGACATTCCGATACCCCCCGGCGGTGGAGGATATTACGACAGTGTCCGAGCGTCAACGCGCCTTCAAAGTCGCACGGTTTGTCGCGTGCTCCATTGACGGCTGCGACTGCTCGGGTCTCGAGCCTCCATCAGGAAGCAAGGTGGTTCTGGACATTGCCTccaacgacgtcgacatggaaGCCAATGGCGGTGAAGGaggcgccgatgccgacctGCGTACCGACGAGGGCTGGTGGCGAGCGTGCGGCAAGTGCACGCACACTTGGGACGGTGACGAGGGCCACGTGTTTGGAAGCGACGTGCCCGACGTGGAGAAGAGACGGCGGGAAAAGGTCGTTGGGCGGATCGAAGAGCTGCTGCAG GACGAAGACCTTTTGACCACTTTCCCTACCCCACACCCAGAGTCGACAGAGTCACTCTTCAGACAATTGACTCAGTTCGTCCGACCATCCGGCAAGCGTCCAGCTGCACCTCTGCCTAGCGCATACGACATGACTGAGAACGGCACCccctttgacgacgaggctggagaagacgaggaaggccgCCCCCGCAAGCGATCACGCAcgaccgccgagccagacgaggacaaggcgggcgaggacgcggcagccgagggcgatggcgCTGCCGCAGCAGCAAACGGCACGGGGGAGAAGCATTCTGGCAAGGGACCCGCCAAGAAGAAGTcgggtggcggtggcgcccGATCTGGCAAGACAAGCGGCAAGACGGCCAAGCCTCGCACCCTGgggacggcgccggcgggcgcagcagcggccgaaggcgatgatgacgaggacgaggacgacacaCCACTTGCTGTGCAGCGCCGACCCGAACTCGACGACCGggaacgccgacgacgcgccgagatcaaggagaaggagcggcAACGCGAGGAGAAGATCCAGCGCGGAatcgacggcgagacggacgaACAGGTCGTCATGTGGAACAACATCGAGTTACCTCAGCTACCGCTCCGCCCAGCCATGATTGAGCAGCAAGCCTCGGAGATTACGCTACcggtcgtctcgtcgcgcaACCCGACACCTGTGGCCACTGTTCTGCTCATCGGCCTCAAGAACCTGTTCCAGAAGCAGCTGCCCAAGATGCCTCGCGAGTACATTACGCGTCTGGTGCTCGACAAGAACCACATCTCGATGCCGATCGTGAAGCGTGGATGGAAGGTCGTGGGCGGGATTTGCTACCGACCGTTCGAAAGCCGCGGCTTTGCCGAGATTGTCTTCTGCGCCGTCGACTCGTCGGAGCAGGTCAAGGGTTACGGCTCGCACCTGATGAACGCCCTCAAGGATCACGTGCGTAAAGCACACCCTACGATCAACCACTTCCTCACGTACGCCGACAACTATGCTGTCGGCTACTTCAAGAAGCAAGGGTTCACCAAGGAAATCAACTACCCCCGTGAGCGGTGGGTGGGCTACATCAAGGACTATGAGGGTGGCACGATTATGCAGTGCTCGATGCTGCCCATGGTCAAGTACGCCGAGGTGCACCAGATGCTGGCGGACCAGAAGGCG GCAATTTTAGCCAAGATCCGAACCATCTCCCAGTCACATGTCGTGCGATCTGGGTTGGACGTCTTCAAGAATAGGAAACCAGGGCAGGAGATCCGCCTGAGCAAAGAAGACATCCCTGGGCTTGCGGAGAGTGGCTGGAGCCCCGACCTCGATGAAAT ACTACGCCAACCGAAGCGAAGCCCACACCATGCTTTGTTGCAGCAAGTTCTCAACGACCTGCAGAACGACCCCTCTGCATGGCCGTTCGTCAAGCCTGTTGACAGCAACGTCGTGACCGACTACTACTCTGTCATCAAGAGCCCCATGG ATCTGTCTACGATGGAGTACAAGCTTGACAACAACCACTACATATCGATCGACGACTTCGAGACCGACGCGAGGCTTATTTTTGCCAACTGTCGCCAGTACAATGGGGAAAAGAACCAATACGCCAACCTGGCCAACAAGTTGGAGCGATCGCTTGACCGCATTCTCAAGAGACGGCAAGCCATGGCGTAG